CGGCGTTGCAGTGTTGACGCGTGCAGAGATCCGTCGTCCGTCCGCGGTCTTCAAGGTAGCGATCTTAGCCTCACCAAAGTCCCACGGAGGAGACTTGCCGCGTTTGGGTTTCTTATTAGGGCGCTTATCGCCGGGTTCAGGCGTCGAGAGCAGGGCCTCCGACTCCTTCCTCTTCGCGCTGGGTTGTGGTGCAGGCCTGACTGTCGCGctgccgtcgtcgtcgtcgttgTTGCTGGCGGAGGTGGCCCCGATCGCATTGATGGTGTCGTCGGCGTCGAGGTCGCCATTCTCCTCGGATTTGATGGGTCGCCCAGCAAGATCGGGTGCCTGGGATGTGGGTGCTGACTCTCGCGACGTCGACTGGAGACTTGTTTCCTCCACGTCCGGAGCAGACGTCGCGTCCATCGAAAACAGCCACTTCTCCTGCTGCACGCGTCATAGCAAGTATCAGCCTGCTCGATCCATTCGATGAGTGTGCGCTCTGATATGTCTGTCAACTATGAATCTCAGGCTGAAGCCGCGTGTTTGCAGTGTAATGTGGAAGAAAGTGTCTCCCTCACATGAAATCCCAACTGTCCTGCCGACACGCGAGGGGCGGCCGAATCCTTGCAAATTGCGGGTAGCGCCGCTCGGCAGGGCGCACTTTTGCATCCACAGCATCACCACACACTACACAGCTATTGACGCGCCGGGGAGCGTCTCGGCCAACAGTGATACTTCCAGACCTCAACACGCACGTCTACTTCACGATGGCGAGCCTCCGATCAGCGCTGCGTGCGGCGCCTCGAGCCCAATTCGTCCGCCCAGCGACCGTCTCACGATTCGCACCACGCAGCTATGCTACAGTAGCTCCCAATCCAGCCACGGACAGCAAGTCGCCAGCACAGGTAGAGCAAGCACAAGAGGATGTGACGCTTCTTGGTGGTCAGGGTGTAGACCCAAACATGGTAGGCATTCTCCGAGGGCGAAGCAAGAGAGCACCGGACAAGGACGAGAGGGGCAGAAAGAAACGAGAGATACGGGCAGGAGATTACATTGTGCAGAACATAGGCTGATTTGTATCTTCGCAGAACGGCAACTACCCAGACCCATCGCAAACATCCGCCCTTCCCCTCAAGCGCCAGTTCCGTGACCCATACGCAGACTGGTGGGACAAGCAAGAACGACGAAACTACGGCGAGCCCGTACACGAGGACAACGATATTCTCGGAATCTTCACACCAGAGGAGTATACACATTTCAAGCCAGCTTGGGGTGGAGTCCTAGTTGTATGTTCAGACAACCAATCACAGCCAACGCACGGGTCACTAACACTTTCCTCACAGGGCGCATTCGTAGCCTCAGTCGGCGTACTCTGCGCAGTTGTCTACAGATATTACCCAGACAAACCATCAGTCTCACGGACATTCCCAGACGGGCTGGAGGCAGAGCTCGGTGGTCCACTAGCGAGACCTGCGCGCAAGGATAACGAGGGTCCTGCTCCGCTTGACAGATCTGTGGTATAGGCTGGTGAGAACGTGTATATACTAAGACGAAGACTTCCATTTGTGTCACTGCATGACCTCTTAATTCTCAAGAGGTAGGCCAACGGCCTCATAGCTCAACTTCCACAGCTTCTCCTCCGCCTCAGGATCATACACATGCGGACCGTATCCTGCCGCACCGACTTCTGCGTCAGGTGCCATCGGACCACATTCAGAACACTCAGCGAGATACCGACCACCGTTACCCTTCTCGAAGTGCGGCTCGAGAGCAGCCCAGACTTGCGTCGCGGCACCTTGTGGCGGGCTCTTCATGATGTGCGCCCTCTTATCAAGTCCCAAAGTTTCGTAGTCATCTTGATCCAAGTGGCGTCCGAGGTCGGTCATGATGCCACCTGGATGCAGCGAGAGACCGCGAAGGTTCTTAGACCCATAGTGGCGCTCGATTGAGCTTGCCATGTAGATGTTGGCAGTTTTGCTTTGGCCATACGCGACCCACTTCTGGTAAGACCCTTCTTTGGACCAATTAATGTCGTCGAAGTTGATGCCGCTGTAGCGGTGTCCTGCTGAGGAGACGCAGATTACGCGGCTGGTTGTGCCGTCTTTTGCGGCGGATTTCAGGAGGACAGGCTGCTGGTCGTTAGTATAGGATAGAACGACAGATATCTATGACCGACCTTTAGCAGCTGAAAGAGGAGGAAGTGAGCAAAATGGCTTCGCATCTGTTAGCTTGCATATCTCGATGGCAGGGCACAAGCAATGAGGTCCAGGCATCCACTTACTTGGTTCCGATCTGGGTCTCAAAGCCATCCTTGGTCTTGCCATAGGGGCAAGCCATAACCCCAGCATTGTTGATCAGAATATTCAGCTGGCTCGAGCTCTTCTTGAAGTCCTCGGCACCGGCTCGAACACTGCCCAGAGAGTCGAGATGAATCTCAAGCGCCTCAGGTCGCGGCGTGTCCTTGTTCTGACCGTTGGAGACAATGTCGTCGATGATCTTCTCAAGCTTGGGTATATCGCGTGCTGTCAAGAACAGCTTTGCGCCAGTCTCATAGAGAGCCTTTGCAGTCTCAATGCCCAGACCGGCCGAGCATCCTGTGATGAGGACTGCCTTGCCTTTGAGCTTGCCGGCAGCGTTGAGATCCTTGACGATCTGAAGTGCGGTAGGACGTTGGTCGCCAGGTCCTTTTGTCTCTGCGTGAAGGGTAGCATATGGCTCATATGGCTCTTTTGGTGCGAAGGACATGTTTGCTTTCTTGGTGTGAGGAGTTGACTTGTGTCGGGTTGTGCCAAGGCCGTGATGTTCTGTTATGTGGGAAAGAGTCGAGAGAATGTTGCTTCACTTGCCTTGATATAACGATTTCGCTTCGGCGACTATTCAACGGCAGTTCCGACCTTGCGAGGCACGAGATGTGCCCTATGGGTGATGCTGTGCTCGAAGCGTTCCTGCCGATGGAGTTATGCTTTCAGCTCCGGCTCGTGCAGATGAGCTTGACCTGATGCGGGATAATAAGCGAGGCATCGTCCAGAAATTCCATGCAGTCGTATCTTGCGGCCGCAGCTGACAACTTCTGCATACAGGCAACCATCATGGCGTTTCAATTCGGGTTTGCGAATGACGAAGGCAGCGATGATGATGGTGCCATGGACACAGGAAGCGGTGTCAAGAGTTGTCCCGTCGCCGCTGCTGAGAACCCCGTGCCTGTGAAACAACACACGCTGGAAGAACTGGTAGGTATGCACTTCTCAACGTTTCCTTTCTAGTCTGACCGATATACAAACACATCTCCACTGTTCAAGCCGTCTCTTGTGTTGATAGATTGTGCAGCATCGCCTCCCAACCATGCCGTCCTAACCGGCAGTACTGACTCTCCTCCAGCTTGCGACTCTACCTGAGAGAATAAGCTACACAACAGTCAAAGTCGAATCGCCACTAGGTCGCATCGCATACATACCTCGACGGGAACTGTTCGATGTGCGACTACAACTACTACAAGAAGACGGCAGCTCCAGTGATCAGGTGATCGATCAGCTAGAGAACTCCGATCTTCGTGCCGGAGTGTACGAAGGCGGCTTCAAGACATGGGAATGCTCAATCGATCTGGCCAGTCTACTACTAGATCGGGGTCCTCGCAAAGATATCGACGAGCTCGTCCGGTGTGACCAAGTCGTTGAGGTAAGCTTTCCATCGATGCCTTGGTGCTGTTGCCATGCTGACAATGACCTCAGCTGGGTGCAGGGAGTGCCTTGCCTGCCTCTATCCTCTTCCGCCATGCTGTGCAGAATGCAGTGACTGGACTCACGTTCACGCTTGCAGACTACAATGAGGACGTTTTGCGGCTGGTGACGCTGCCGAATATGCTCCTGACTTGGGCTGCGAGCACAGAAATTCAGGACTCTGAATCAGAACTACCACGTTCTGACAGTGAAAGCCAAGGCGACTTGGAAATCACACCAGCGTTAATAGAACGTTTCAAAGCGGACCTGGCATCGAAGAACATCATCATAAATTTCCTCTCCGGTCCATGGTCATCAACACTGGCAGATCTCATCCCACAATCGGCGCCAGACATGGGTTTGGTCATCCTGGCTGCAGAAACGATATACAGCCCTGCTTCTACTGTGGCCTTCGTCGATCTACTGGCGATTCTATTGAAGCGTGTAAAGATGGCAAAAGCCATGATCGGCGCGAAGCGAATGTACTTTGGTGTCGGCGGCTCCGTAGACGGTCTCAAAGCTGCCTGTCGAGACAAAGGCGCAGTAGCATACGAGATCGAGAACCACGGAGTACCCGGCATGGAAGGCGGCATTGGAAGAGCCTTGATCGAGATACAAATGTACTGATGCGAAAGAGCAGTCATAGACGGCGTTCAATTCATGGTACAGTATCCATCACGCGGTGTTACAGCGTGGAAACATCTACATCGACTTTATCTATGCTGTCCTGCCACCGGTGCCTCCTTGGCTGGCATTCGAATCACCACCTCCAGGGCGGATGGTCTCTCCACCTTGTCTGATGTTTCCGCGAATCGCATCGTCACCACCGTTCTGGTCCGCATAGATGCGAGCCTTGTCCTCTGGGCCACCTACACCCTCGAAGTCGCCGGCTTTCGTGGGCTTGCCGGTGCCTGGGTTGATGCTGCCGCCCTCCTCGAGTGGGATCTGGCGGTTGTCGCCGGCGCCCTGGCCGCCGATCTGTACTGTGCTGCCGGGGAACTTGCTGATTACATCCTCATTGACACCGGATTCGCGTGCTGGAGAAAGTGTTAGACATCGGGGACTGCTTCGAGGTTATCAAGGGTGCTTACCACTGTCGCTCAGGTTGCTGCTCTGGTCCTTAACATTGCCCTTAGCTTGTTGTGTGTTGAGGTCGCGCTCGGCTTGCTTTGCAATGTCGATTGGATCTTGTCCCTTGTATTCGGCAGACATGGTGGTTAATGTTTCTTTCTGGTATTGGATTGGGTTCTGGTGTTCAAAGCTGGTCAAAGCTGGTCAACTTGATCAGATGGATTGTATCTTTCGACAGTATGGTGAGTGCAAAGAACGAGCTCGAAAGAGCTACTTGTACCTGTGCATTGAAAAGTGTCGAGCTTGCCATATGATGACGCATAGCGATGTCATGTGGAGGGTCAAGTGAAGCCCGGCGGAACAACTGCGGTGACGATCTTTCATGCAGGTATCGATGGCTCGCGTGCTCCAGAATCTGTTGTCATGTTTCCACCAAGGTGCTTGGTTGACGATCAAGGCATCGTTGGCTACTCATGTGAAGTCACGTAAGACCGGGGCTTCAAGAATTGATCTGCTGAACCTTGCAATG
This genomic window from Fulvia fulva chromosome 4, complete sequence contains:
- a CDS encoding Histidine protein methyltransferase 1: MAFQFGFANDEGSDDDGAMDTGSGVKSCPVAAAENPVPVKQHTLEELLATLPERISYTTVKVESPLGRIAYIPRRELFDVRLQLLQEDGSSSDQVIDQLENSDLRAGVYEGGFKTWECSIDLASLLLDRGPRKDIDELVRCDQVVELGAGSALPASILFRHAVQNAVTGLTFTLADYNEDVLRLVTLPNMLLTWAASTEIQDSESELPRSDSESQGDLEITPALIERFKADLASKNIIINFLSGPWSSTLADLIPQSAPDMGLVILAAETIYSPASTVAFVDLLAILLKRVKMAKAMIGAKRMYFGVGGSVDGLKAACRDKGAVAYEIENHGVPGMEGGIGRALIEIQMY
- a CDS encoding Short-chain dehydrogenase/reductase prx1; this encodes MSFAPKEPYEPYATLHAETKGPGDQRPTALQIVKDLNAAGKLKGKAVLITGCSAGLGIETAKALYETGAKLFLTARDIPKLEKIIDDIVSNGQNKDTPRPEALEIHLDSLGSVRAGAEDFKKSSSQLNILINNAGVMACPYGKTKDGFETQIGTNHFAHFLLFQLLKPVLLKSAAKDGTTSRVICVSSAGHRYSGINFDDINWSKEGSYQKWVAYGQSKTANIYMASSIERHYGSKNLRGLSLHPGGIMTDLGRHLDQDDYETLGLDKRAHIMKSPPQGAATQVWAALEPHFEKGNGGRYLAECSECGPMAPDAEVGAAGYGPHVYDPEAEEKLWKLSYEAVGLPLEN